The genomic DNA ACAGCATGAGAGTGAACGATATCCATAATTACCATAATGCCCAAGGAATGGGCTTCGTCAATTAAGCCTTTTAAATCTTCAGGTGTTCCAAAACGAGATGATGCAGCGAATAGACTCGAAACATGATAACCAAAAGAGCCATAATAAGGATGCTCTTGAATTGCCATTAATTGAATGGTATTGTAACCAGCTTTATGAATCCTCGGTAATACAAATTCCCGGAACTCATTATAGGTGCCAACTCCTTCTTTTTCTGTTGCCATGCCCACGTGAGCTTCATATATAAGAGGAGAATTGTATTTCTGTCTTTTCTTTTCGTGTTGCCAATCGAATGTTTCATTCGGATACCATACTTGTGCTGAGTAAAGTAAAGTGTCTGAGTCTTGAATAACCCGATTACTCCATACAGGAATTCGTTCACCACTTCCGTCCGACCAATGCAGTATTAGTTTGTAAAGATCTTTGTGATCTAATTGGTCCAAATCTAATACCAATTCGAAGTTGCCATTATCATCTTTTGTAAATTGATATTTTGGATTTTCTTTCCACTCGGAAAAATCTCCGATAAGGTACATTTCAGAGGCATTAGGTGCCCACTCGCGAATAATCCAGTTTTGATCTGTACGATGAATTCCGTAATAATGATGGCCATTAGCGAAATTAGATAAACTTGAATCACATAATTCTTTTTCCTTTTTTGAAGTGGCGTCTATTCTCTGTTGAATCACAAATTGGAATTCTTCCAATAAAGGATCCGATTGAATGATTTTAAGTGGTTTAATCATAAGCAATATAAGTGTTCCAGGTTAGGAAGTAAGTCGTAGGTGCGACAAGCTTAAAGATACAATTTATCTTTTGTAATTATTTAATTATTGAATGAAGTTTTTGAGGATTTTGCATTGCTGATTACAATCCTTATGAAAGAATTAAATACGCAGTTAATTAAGTCGGTTTTAATTTAAAAAAGAGGATTTAAAATGGACGGAATTGTTTCATTTTATTAGATATGTTCCTTTTGGTTGATAATAGTGTTTGAATTCTAAAATGATTGTGTGATTTTATTTAATATTTATTAAAGTACTTAGTAGTTAGGGGATTGTGTTCGCTGATTTTTTTGATTTATTTGCATTTTGCAATCGTTTTAACCAAATTAGATAAGAAATGGACTAAATAGAACATTTTGTATGGAGCAAAACTGCTTAATTCACATTATAAAAAATACTAAATAATTACTGCAGGAAATTTTGTTAAGTAAACCCTAGCCCGAAGGAAGCCTATCTCTACAATTGATCCTGTGAAAAATTTATTCTATGAAAAAATTAATTAATAAGGTAGACGATGTAGTTGTTGAACAAATGGAAGGAATAGCTGCAGCTCATAGTGGTATTAAGATTAATCTTGAGCCAAAATTCATGTATCGTTCGGATTCTCCGATTAGCACTAAGGTAGCACTTGTTTCAGGTGGAGGAAGTGGGCACGAGCCAATGCATGGCGGGTTTGTTGGAATGGGAATGTTGGATGGAGCTTGTCCTGGAGAAATGTTTACTTCGCCTACACCAGACCAAATGCTTGAATGTGCAAAGCAAGTAAATGGTGGTCCAGGTGTTCTGTTTTTGGTGAAGAATTATACTGGTGATGTAATGAATTTCGATATGGCAACAGAAATGTTGCACGAAGAGGGAATTGCAGTTCAAAGTATTCTAGTTGATGATGATGTTGCCGTAAAAGATAGTCTTTACACAGCAGGAAGACGTGGAGTTGGAACAACTGTATTAATGGAGAAGATTGTTGGTGCAGCTGCTGAAGCAGGTTACGATTTGGATCAATGTGCTGATTTAGCTAGAAAGGTAAATTGTAGTGGTAGATCAATGGGAATGGCTTTAACTTCATGTATTGTACCTGCAGTTGGGAAAGTAAATTTCGAAATTGGTGATGATGAGATTGAGTTTGGAGTTGGTATACATGGCGAACCAGGAAGAAAAAGAATGCCGCATACTACTGCTGACGAAATTACAAGCATGATGGTTGATAGTATTTTGGATGATGAAGATTATACGAGAACTGTAAGAGAGTGGGATAGAACAAAAGGAGAATGGGAAGATAAAGAAATTACCAGTGAAGCTTTAAAAGCAGGTGATGAGGTAATTGTAATGGTTAATAGTTTAGGTGGAACCCCAGTTTCTGAGTTGTATGTTGTTTACCGAAAGCTTGCTGAAATTTGCGAAGCAAAAGGAATTAAGATTGTAGAAAAACTAGTTGGACCATATATTACTTCTCTTGAAATGCAAGGATGTACAATTACGATGGTTAAGGCAGATGAAGAAATTAAGAAATTTTGGAATGCGCCTGTAAATACTCCAGGTCTTCGTTGGGGAGTATAAGTTGAGAATTAAGTAAAAGATAAGATCGGGATGTTTTAATCAATTTAAGACATCCTGATTTAATATATTCTAAGCCATTTAGTAAGTAAAGGTGAGCTTAGGTAAAAAGATTTAATTAAAAAATTAACCTAATGAATGTAATATCACAAGTTCAGATTAACGATTGGTTGAAAGAAATCGCAGTAGTGATGAGTAAAGACAAAGATTATCTTTCTCAGTTAGATGCTGCAATTGGTGATGCCGATCATGGAGTGAACATGGATCGAGGTTTCCAGAAAGTTTTAGGGAAATTAGAATCCTTTAATGGTCAAGATATAGGAGCAATTTTTAAAAATACAGGAATGACTTTAATTTCTAGTGTTGGTGGTGCTTCTGGTCCTCTTTATGGGAAGTTTTTCATGCAAATGGGCATGGCTCTGAAGGGGAAGATGGAACTGAATTTAGAAGATCTTAAAGAAGGTATTTCTAAAGGTTTAGATGGTGTGAAAGGAATAGGAAAAGCTTCTCTTGGTGATAAAACCATGGTTGATGTTTGGATACCTGTGGTTGAATCACTTAATGAATCTGTTAATGAGCAGGAAACATTAGAGATAGCAGCTGCAAAAATGGTAGAAGCTGCAGAAACTGGACTGAAATCGACAATTAATATGATTGCCAGAAAAGGTAGAGCAAGTTACTTGGGAGAAAGAAGTATTGGACATCAAGATCCTGGAGCTACTTCTTCATGTTCTATAGTTAAGGTATTGCAGGGAATTATTGTAGAAAATAAATAAGGAAAAATGATAGGTCTAGTAATCGTCTCGCATAGTAAGATGTTGGCAGAAGGTGTCAAAGAACTTGCCTCGCAAATGGGTCAAAATAAAGTGAAGATAGAAGCTGCAGGTGGGCTTGATGATGATGATAATCCTATCGGAACAGATCCAATGAAAATTGAACAGGCCATTCGTGATGCTTATTCCGAGGATGGGGTGTTGGTTTTAATGGATATAGGAAGTGCAATTATGAGTGCTGAGCTAGCGCTAGATTTTCTGGAAGATGATATGCGCGATAAGGTGATACTGTGCGAAGCTCCTCTTGTGGAAGGAGCAATTGCTGCTGCTGCACAAGCCATGTCTGGTTCCAATATAAAAGATGTAATTGCTGAGGCCAAGAATGCATTGCATGCAAAAAATGTTCTTTTACAACCAGAAGAGGAAGAAGTTCTTCCTGATGAGCAAAAAGAGATTCCTTTAGAAGGGAAAAACATACAAATTACAGTTCCTAACAAGCAAGGACTACATGCAAGACCTGCAGCAAAGCTAATTGAGATCGTGAATCGTTTTGATGCCACAGCTTTGGTTAGTGTTAACGGGAAAAAACCTGTTTCAGCATCAAGTATTAGTCAGGTGGGTACTTTGGGAGCTAAAAAGGGTGAAGTTTTAGATTTTGTTCTTTTTGGAAAAGATGCAGATCAGTTGGAAAAGGCCTTAATTGATTTTCGAGATGCTAATTTTGGAGATGATGATAAGGAGATAATCGAAACAAGTATAAAAATAGAAAAGACAGAAACTTCTGATGGTGCAATTCATGGGATTGCTGCTTCTGAAGGAATTGCAGTAGGCAAATCTTTATGGTTTAGAAAAGAATTGCCAATCCTTAATAAGGAAAGTGTTGAAGATGCAAATCATGAAATTTTCTTGCTGCACCAATCGATCGATCGGGTCATACAAGAATTGGGAGCCATTCAAAAGAAAATTACAAGTGAACTGACCAAAGAAAAGGCAGAGATCTTTGATTTCCACAAACTGCTCTTGCAAGACCAAGATTTACTTAAGGAAGTAGAAGACACAGTTCGCAATGAAAAATGTAATGTTGCTTATGTTTGGAATGGCCAAATCAAGAAATTGGAAACAGAATATTTAGCAATGGATAGTGTCTATTTGCAAGAACGTGCTGCTGATGTCGTAGAAGTTGGGAATAAGGTTCTTTTGGAGCTGTTGGGTGTTGCAAAAAAGGAGTTGATTCTTACTCATCCTTGTATTATTGTTACCGATGAATTGGGCCCAGCCGAAACAATGAATTTGGATCTTAATTTGGTTCAGGGAATTGTAACAAGAACAGGCGGAGAGACTTCTCATTCTGCAATTTTATCACGATCCTTGGGTATTCCAGCAATTGTTGGGTTAGGAGATGAGATCGATCAGATTAAGGATGGCGAGGAAATTGCCATTAACGGTGGAGCTGGGGATATATGGACGGCGAATCATCCAGATGTAATTGCAGACTTAAGAAAATGTAAAGAGCTTGAGGAAGCAAAAAGACTAAAAACTCTTACTAAAGCCAAAGAACCGGCTGTTACCAAAGATGGAAAAACGTATCAGATATTAGCAAATGTAAGTGGACCTAAGGAAGCAATTATTTCTTACGATAATGGAGCCGAAGGAGTAGGTCTTTACAGAACGGAGTTTCTATTTATGAATAGAGATGAAGCTCCATCCGAAGAGGAACAATATCAGGCATATAAAGCGGTTTGTGAGAATATGAAAGGTTATCCTGTTACCATTCGAACACTTGATGTAGGCGGAGATAAACCCATTCCATATCTTGATATTCCAGCAGAAAATAATCCATTTTTAGGCTTAAGAGGTATTCGATACTGCTTACAGAATACAGAATTGTTTAAAACGCAACTTAGAGCAATTTGTCGTGTCTCTGCAGAATACGATCTTCGCGTAATGTATCCAATGGTTGGTGTGATAGAAGAGGTTCTTTCGGCGAATGAATTACTTCGGGAAGTACAAGCAGATTTGAACAAAGAGGGAATCCCTTTTTCAAATAAGATGAAAGTTGGTGTAATGATAGAAGTGCCATCAACGATATTTTTCATTCCACAATTGGCTTTAGAGTTGGATTTCTTGAGCATTGGAACCAATGATCTTACGCAGTATTTATTGGCTTTAGATCGAGATAACAATAGTGTGGCTAAATATCATAGTCCCTTTCATCCAGCGGTGTTAACAGCTATTCAAGAAATATTAATTCGTTCGAAAGAAGCAGGAATAGAGGTGAGTATGTGTGGCGAATTGGCTGGGAACCCTAAGGCAACTGGTTTGCTAATTGGTTTAGGTCTTGAGAAATTTAGTATGAACAGTCCAGCTATTCCTAA from Labilibaculum sp. DW002 includes the following:
- the dhaK gene encoding dihydroxyacetone kinase subunit DhaK, with protein sequence MKKLINKVDDVVVEQMEGIAAAHSGIKINLEPKFMYRSDSPISTKVALVSGGGSGHEPMHGGFVGMGMLDGACPGEMFTSPTPDQMLECAKQVNGGPGVLFLVKNYTGDVMNFDMATEMLHEEGIAVQSILVDDDVAVKDSLYTAGRRGVGTTVLMEKIVGAAAEAGYDLDQCADLARKVNCSGRSMGMALTSCIVPAVGKVNFEIGDDEIEFGVGIHGEPGRKRMPHTTADEITSMMVDSILDDEDYTRTVREWDRTKGEWEDKEITSEALKAGDEVIVMVNSLGGTPVSELYVVYRKLAEICEAKGIKIVEKLVGPYITSLEMQGCTITMVKADEEIKKFWNAPVNTPGLRWGV
- the dhaL gene encoding dihydroxyacetone kinase subunit DhaL, with translation MNVISQVQINDWLKEIAVVMSKDKDYLSQLDAAIGDADHGVNMDRGFQKVLGKLESFNGQDIGAIFKNTGMTLISSVGGASGPLYGKFFMQMGMALKGKMELNLEDLKEGISKGLDGVKGIGKASLGDKTMVDVWIPVVESLNESVNEQETLEIAAAKMVEAAETGLKSTINMIARKGRASYLGERSIGHQDPGATSSCSIVKVLQGIIVENK
- the ptsP gene encoding phosphoenolpyruvate--protein phosphotransferase, which encodes MIGLVIVSHSKMLAEGVKELASQMGQNKVKIEAAGGLDDDDNPIGTDPMKIEQAIRDAYSEDGVLVLMDIGSAIMSAELALDFLEDDMRDKVILCEAPLVEGAIAAAAQAMSGSNIKDVIAEAKNALHAKNVLLQPEEEEVLPDEQKEIPLEGKNIQITVPNKQGLHARPAAKLIEIVNRFDATALVSVNGKKPVSASSISQVGTLGAKKGEVLDFVLFGKDADQLEKALIDFRDANFGDDDKEIIETSIKIEKTETSDGAIHGIAASEGIAVGKSLWFRKELPILNKESVEDANHEIFLLHQSIDRVIQELGAIQKKITSELTKEKAEIFDFHKLLLQDQDLLKEVEDTVRNEKCNVAYVWNGQIKKLETEYLAMDSVYLQERAADVVEVGNKVLLELLGVAKKELILTHPCIIVTDELGPAETMNLDLNLVQGIVTRTGGETSHSAILSRSLGIPAIVGLGDEIDQIKDGEEIAINGGAGDIWTANHPDVIADLRKCKELEEAKRLKTLTKAKEPAVTKDGKTYQILANVSGPKEAIISYDNGAEGVGLYRTEFLFMNRDEAPSEEEQYQAYKAVCENMKGYPVTIRTLDVGGDKPIPYLDIPAENNPFLGLRGIRYCLQNTELFKTQLRAICRVSAEYDLRVMYPMVGVIEEVLSANELLREVQADLNKEGIPFSNKMKVGVMIEVPSTIFFIPQLALELDFLSIGTNDLTQYLLALDRDNNSVAKYHSPFHPAVLTAIQEILIRSKEAGIEVSMCGELAGNPKATGLLIGLGLEKFSMNSPAIPKTKEIIRGMNVVDNQTGFQVDSSIRTLEELKKSIGEG